Proteins from one Streptosporangium becharense genomic window:
- a CDS encoding PP2C family protein-serine/threonine phosphatase — protein MTAPPNETLTLLLIEDDAGDAFLVEELLGETENPPKIIWVRSLAESLERLTEDVHCVLVDLSLPDATGLEALEQVLSAAPHAAVLVLTGLNDTHVGVEAVAAGAQDFLVKQDVEARLLARAIRYAIERKRADLAQRKLVEVELLTKENSRLERGLLPVPLLTTDSLEHHARYLPGRRRALLAGDFWDTVQSPDGAVHVVVGDVCGHGPDEAALGVSLRIAWRTLVLAGHSGNDLLGTLDAVLRLERKSAEIFTTLCIATIDPALDVARMHVVGHPPPLLIRDGELGVVPGTPSGPPLGIFKGVEWSEIEVPLGDDWSLLLYTDGLIEATVGGGPDLLGTEGLLRIIQEQGGINLDRLIERVTELNRDALSDDLATVLISRRER, from the coding sequence TCGTGGAGGAGCTGCTCGGCGAGACGGAGAACCCGCCGAAGATCATCTGGGTGCGGAGCCTCGCCGAGAGCCTGGAGCGGCTGACCGAGGACGTCCACTGCGTGCTCGTCGACCTCTCCCTGCCCGACGCGACCGGTCTGGAGGCGCTGGAGCAGGTGCTGTCCGCGGCACCGCACGCCGCCGTGCTCGTGCTGACCGGCCTGAACGACACCCACGTCGGGGTGGAGGCCGTCGCCGCGGGTGCCCAGGACTTCCTCGTCAAACAGGACGTGGAGGCCCGGCTGCTGGCGCGGGCGATCCGCTACGCGATCGAGCGCAAGCGCGCCGACCTGGCCCAGCGCAAACTGGTCGAGGTCGAGCTGCTCACCAAGGAGAACTCCCGGCTGGAGCGCGGGCTGCTGCCGGTCCCGCTGCTGACGACGGACTCCCTGGAACACCACGCCCGCTACCTGCCCGGCCGCAGGCGTGCCCTGCTCGCCGGCGACTTCTGGGACACCGTGCAGAGCCCCGACGGCGCCGTGCACGTCGTGGTCGGCGACGTGTGCGGACACGGCCCCGACGAGGCGGCGCTGGGGGTCTCCCTCAGGATCGCCTGGCGGACCCTGGTGCTGGCCGGGCACAGCGGCAACGACCTGCTCGGCACCCTCGACGCGGTGCTCCGCCTGGAACGCAAGTCCGCGGAGATCTTCACCACCCTGTGCATCGCCACGATCGACCCGGCGCTCGACGTCGCGCGGATGCACGTGGTCGGCCATCCGCCGCCGCTGCTGATCCGCGACGGCGAGCTCGGAGTGGTGCCGGGCACGCCCTCCGGCCCCCCGCTCGGGATCTTCAAGGGTGTGGAGTGGTCGGAGATCGAGGTACCGCTCGGCGACGACTGGTCGCTGCTGCTCTACACCGACGGCCTCATCGAGGCCACCGTCGGCGGCGGGCCCGACCTGCTCGGCACCGAAGGACTGCTGCGGATCATCCAGGAGCAGGGCGGGATCAACCTCGACCGCCTCATCGAGCGGGTCACCGAGCTGAACCGCGACGCGCTCAGCGACGACCTGGCCACCGTCCTCATCTCCCGGCGCGAACGGTGA